From the Oscillospiraceae bacterium genome, one window contains:
- a CDS encoding V-type ATP synthase subunit K, whose amino-acid sequence MNFFEQFLTGTNLAILGAALAALMGGMGSAKGVGLVGEASAGVITEDPSKFGKALLLQALPGTQGIYGLITAFMVIFNLGILSGTPAQLTVVQGGYYLFACLPIAFVGYFSAIKQGKVAVAGVHILAKRPDEFLKGVISSALVETYAIFALLVSLLLIMFAPK is encoded by the coding sequence ATGAACTTTTTTGAACAATTTTTAACAGGAACGAACCTGGCAATTCTCGGTGCGGCGCTCGCTGCGCTTATGGGCGGTATGGGCTCTGCAAAAGGTGTCGGTCTCGTGGGTGAAGCTTCCGCCGGCGTTATCACCGAGGATCCTTCCAAATTCGGTAAAGCACTGCTTCTGCAGGCACTTCCCGGCACACAGGGAATTTATGGACTTATAACCGCTTTTATGGTTATCTTCAATCTCGGAATTCTCAGCGGTACTCCCGCACAGCTTACGGTAGTTCAGGGCGGATATTATCTGTTTGCATGCCTTCCCATCGCGTTTGTCGGATATTTTTCCGCCATAAAGCAGGGTAAGGTTGCCGTTGCGGGCGTTCACATACTGGCGAAGCGTCCCGATGAATTTCTCAAGGGCGTTATCTCTTCCGCACTGGTTGAAACATATGCCATTTTCGCACTGCTTGTATCTCTGCTTCTTATCATGTTCGCACCCAAATAA
- a CDS encoding spermidine/putrescine ABC transporter substrate-binding protein: protein MKKIAVLLLVLLVIPIFSSCGSDQPTVYVFNWGEYISTGLDGSMDVNEEFTKRTGIKVVYDNFTSNEDMYAKIKGGGAQYDVVIPSDYMIERLIAEGLVQKLNFDNIPNYVNISDEYKNLPFDPNNEYSVPYNVGMVGLIYNTKYVTETPDSWEILWDEKYAGKILNFKNPRDAFAIAQFLLGQDLNTTDKADWDAAAIKLAEQKPVLQMYVMDEVFNKMETGEAVLAPYYAGDYFTMSENNPDLAIVYPKEGTNRFVDSACVLTNARNKENAEKYINFLLESDVALANAEYIYYASPNKTVVENPEYSLFEDEITYPSEDVAANTQSLRHLPNETIEYMNRLWSDILMK from the coding sequence ATGAAAAAAATAGCTGTTTTATTGCTTGTGCTTCTTGTTATTCCCATTTTCTCTTCCTGCGGTTCAGATCAGCCTACCGTATATGTTTTTAACTGGGGCGAGTATATTTCCACAGGTCTTGACGGTTCCATGGACGTAAATGAAGAGTTTACCAAACGAACCGGAATCAAGGTTGTATACGACAACTTCACCTCCAACGAAGATATGTACGCCAAGATAAAAGGTGGCGGAGCACAGTACGACGTTGTTATTCCGTCGGATTATATGATAGAGCGTCTTATTGCAGAGGGCCTTGTTCAAAAGCTTAATTTCGATAATATCCCCAACTACGTTAATATTTCCGATGAATACAAAAATCTTCCCTTTGATCCCAACAATGAGTACTCCGTACCCTACAACGTAGGTATGGTGGGACTTATCTACAATACCAAGTATGTTACCGAAACTCCCGACAGCTGGGAAATACTGTGGGATGAAAAGTACGCAGGCAAGATTCTCAACTTTAAAAATCCCCGTGATGCTTTTGCTATCGCACAGTTCCTTTTAGGTCAGGATTTGAATACCACCGATAAGGCGGACTGGGACGCGGCAGCTATAAAGCTTGCCGAGCAGAAGCCTGTTCTTCAGATGTATGTAATGGATGAAGTGTTCAATAAGATGGAAACGGGTGAGGCAGTTCTGGCACCCTACTATGCCGGAGACTATTTCACCATGTCCGAAAACAACCCCGATCTTGCTATTGTTTATCCCAAGGAGGGAACCAACAGATTTGTGGATTCCGCTTGTGTTCTGACCAACGCACGTAATAAGGAAAACGCGGAAAAATACATCAATTTCCTGCTCGAAAGTGATGTGGCATTGGCAAATGCGGAATATATTTATTACGCATCTCCCAATAAAACCGTCGTTGAAAACCCCGAGTATTCTCTCTTCGAGGATGAAATAACCTATCCCTCCGAGGATGTTGCCGCAAACACTCAATCCCTCAGACACCTCCCCAATGAGACCATTGAGTATATGAACCGTCTGTGGAGCGACATATTGATGAAATGA
- a CDS encoding V-type ATP synthase subunit F (produces ATP from ADP in the presence of a proton gradient across the membrane; the F subunit is part of the catalytic core of the ATP synthase complex): MSEKLSCAVIGAKSSVFGFTAVGFEVFYADDAHSCEKTLNQLVSSQAYAVIYITETLAEKISAKLEDYSSLPLPAIIPIPDKGANGFGIKNIKKSVERAVGSDILFKDK; the protein is encoded by the coding sequence ATGAGTGAAAAATTGTCCTGTGCCGTAATCGGTGCAAAAAGCAGTGTTTTCGGCTTTACCGCAGTAGGCTTCGAGGTGTTTTACGCCGACGACGCACACAGCTGTGAAAAGACACTGAATCAGTTGGTTTCTTCACAGGCATACGCAGTAATTTATATAACCGAAACTCTGGCAGAAAAAATCAGTGCAAAGCTGGAAGACTACTCTTCCCTGCCGCTTCCTGCCATAATCCCTATTCCCGATAAGGGCGCAAATGGATTCGGCATAAAGAATATCAAAAAATCCGTTGAGCGTGCCGTAGGCTCGGATATATTGTTCAAAGACAAATAA
- a CDS encoding ABC transporter permease: protein MKTFSRIYMIIVFLFLYAPIIVMAVFSFNGINSTGLMEGFSFRWYAELFDNDEVLSALKNTLILAVLSSIISTILGTAAAVGINSMRNGWLKGSTMMLTNIPMMNPDIVTGISMMLLFVFVGRMVAGNGMLGFGSLLVAHITFNLPYVVLSILPKLRQMDPKLTEAALDLGCTPLQAFTKVVFPFIAPGVLTGMMMAFTLSLDDFVISYFVNGSNFQTLPILIYSMTKKRVRPSINALSTIIFVVVLVLLVVINLLQSRSEKRERENKKF from the coding sequence ATGAAAACATTCTCCCGTATATACATGATAATAGTATTTTTGTTCCTGTACGCCCCAATAATTGTTATGGCGGTATTTTCCTTCAACGGTATAAACAGTACCGGCCTTATGGAAGGCTTTTCCTTCCGTTGGTATGCAGAGCTTTTCGACAACGACGAGGTGCTTTCAGCACTTAAAAACACACTTATACTTGCAGTTCTTTCTTCCATAATCTCCACAATTCTGGGAACTGCGGCGGCGGTTGGCATAAACAGTATGAGAAACGGATGGCTTAAAGGTTCTACCATGATGCTTACCAACATTCCCATGATGAACCCAGATATTGTTACCGGTATTTCCATGATGCTGCTTTTTGTATTTGTCGGAAGAATGGTGGCAGGAAACGGAATGCTGGGCTTCGGAAGCCTTCTTGTAGCACATATTACATTCAATTTACCGTATGTTGTGCTTTCTATACTTCCCAAGCTTCGTCAGATGGATCCCAAGCTGACAGAAGCGGCGCTTGATTTGGGCTGTACACCTCTTCAGGCATTCACCAAAGTTGTGTTTCCCTTTATCGCACCCGGTGTTCTTACCGGTATGATGATGGCGTTTACTCTTTCACTGGATGATTTTGTCATAAGCTATTTTGTAAACGGAAGTAACTTCCAGACGCTTCCAATACTTATTTATTCAATGACTAAGAAGCGTGTGCGTCCGTCTATAAACGCACTTTCCACCATTATATTTGTAGTGGTGCTGGTATTGCTTGTGGTCATAAATTTACTTCAGTCACGCAGTGAAAAACGCGAGCGTGAAAACAAAAAATTCTAA
- a CDS encoding ABC transporter permease, with product MKTEVKRKVKKFEPAVKASPVEKKRRRKQDARAFGISSPYLLWMVLFTLIPLIFVVYYAFTDPSGHFTLNNVKTLVGMEGEVTNVIQTGTFIRLDFIKIFWRSMWYGVVATVICLVIAYPLAYFISQKAENRQNVIITLLMLPMWMNFILRTYALMKLLEDTGIINTALTKLGIPVIHMINTPFAVILGMVYNFLPYMILPIYSVMSKMDNSLIEAAQDLGCNRFKVFAKVILPLSMGGVVSGITMVFVPSVSTFYISQKLGGGTNELIGDVIERTFLTETNYNVGAAISLVLMVLIFICMAIMNRFSDDDGGGGIIV from the coding sequence ATGAAAACGGAGGTGAAACGGAAAGTGAAAAAGTTTGAACCTGCGGTAAAGGCTTCGCCGGTTGAGAAAAAGCGTCGCCGCAAGCAGGATGCCCGTGCTTTCGGCATCTCATCTCCGTATCTTTTGTGGATGGTGCTTTTTACGCTTATTCCGTTGATTTTTGTAGTTTATTATGCTTTTACCGATCCCTCAGGGCATTTTACGCTTAATAATGTCAAAACTCTTGTCGGTATGGAGGGTGAGGTTACTAATGTAATCCAAACCGGCACATTCATACGACTGGATTTTATCAAGATTTTTTGGCGTTCTATGTGGTATGGTGTTGTGGCTACTGTTATATGTCTTGTGATAGCATACCCTCTGGCGTATTTTATATCACAGAAGGCAGAAAACCGACAGAATGTCATTATTACGCTTCTTATGCTTCCGATGTGGATGAATTTTATTCTCCGCACGTATGCGCTTATGAAGCTGCTGGAGGATACGGGAATAATCAACACAGCCCTTACAAAGCTGGGAATTCCCGTTATCCATATGATAAACACACCTTTTGCGGTCATACTTGGTATGGTGTATAACTTTTTGCCGTATATGATACTTCCCATTTATTCCGTAATGTCCAAAATGGATAACAGTCTTATCGAGGCGGCACAGGATCTTGGCTGTAACCGATTCAAAGTGTTTGCAAAGGTAATACTTCCCTTAAGCATGGGAGGCGTTGTGTCGGGTATAACCATGGTGTTCGTACCTTCGGTGAGTACATTCTATATTTCACAGAAGCTTGGCGGCGGAACCAATGAGCTTATCGGAGACGTTATTGAACGCACCTTCCTGACCGAAACAAACTATAATGTTGGTGCGGCAATTTCGCTTGTCCTTATGGTGCTTATATTTATCTGTATGGCAATAATGAATCGGTTTTCCGATGATGATGGCGGGGGAGGTATTATCGTATGA
- a CDS encoding ABC transporter ATP-binding protein, whose amino-acid sequence MSETRNIIELKNIVVNYDGEPVLKGINLDIKDKEFVTLLGPSGCGKTTTLRIIGGFAEPDEGDVYFDGAKINDLPAYKRQVNTVFQRYALFPNLNVYDNIAFGLRINKIPKEEISSRVFSALDFVDLAGYQKRKITQLSGGQQQRVAIARAVVNYPRVLLLDEPLGALDLKLRKEMQIELKKMQQQLNITFVYVTHDQEEALTMSDTVVVMDKGTIQQIGSPQDIYNEPKNAFVARFIGESNIVDGIMIKDRCVSFMGREYECVDSGFEPNEPVDVVVRPEDIKIREKSDNIMTGVVETTTFKGVHYEMIVNVSGVKWMIHSTKAAEPESVIGMEITPEDIHIMKKSEYSVLKNSFDENGGETESEKV is encoded by the coding sequence ATGTCCGAAACTCGCAACATAATTGAGCTTAAAAATATAGTTGTCAATTATGATGGTGAACCTGTATTGAAAGGCATCAATCTCGATATTAAAGATAAGGAATTTGTGACTCTGCTTGGTCCTTCGGGCTGCGGAAAAACCACTACACTTCGTATAATAGGCGGTTTTGCCGAGCCGGATGAAGGCGATGTTTATTTTGACGGAGCGAAAATCAATGATTTACCTGCGTATAAACGTCAGGTGAATACTGTTTTTCAGCGTTATGCGCTTTTCCCGAACTTGAATGTATATGATAATATCGCATTCGGTCTGCGCATTAATAAAATCCCGAAAGAAGAAATATCCAGCAGGGTTTTTTCTGCGCTTGATTTTGTGGATCTTGCAGGTTATCAGAAGCGTAAAATCACACAGCTTTCGGGCGGTCAGCAACAGCGTGTTGCCATAGCGCGTGCGGTTGTGAATTATCCGCGTGTATTGCTTCTGGATGAGCCCTTGGGAGCTCTTGACCTTAAACTGCGCAAGGAAATGCAGATTGAACTTAAAAAGATGCAGCAACAGCTGAATATTACCTTTGTATACGTAACCCACGACCAGGAAGAGGCTTTGACAATGTCGGACACCGTTGTGGTAATGGATAAGGGAACAATTCAGCAGATAGGTTCGCCTCAGGATATATATAATGAGCCCAAAAACGCCTTTGTTGCCCGCTTCATAGGTGAGAGCAATATAGTTGACGGTATCATGATAAAGGACAGATGTGTGTCCTTCATGGGCAGAGAGTACGAGTGCGTTGACAGCGGCTTTGAGCCCAATGAGCCGGTTGACGTGGTTGTTCGCCCGGAGGATATTAAAATCAGAGAAAAAAGTGATAATATCATGACAGGCGTTGTGGAGACCACCACATTCAAAGGTGTTCATTACGAAATGATAGTTAATGTTTCGGGTGTGAAGTGGATGATTCATTCCACAAAAGCCGCAGAACCCGAATCGGTTATCGGTATGGAGATAACTCCCGAAGATATACATATCATGAAAAAATCGGAATATTCCGTTTTGAAAAATTCCTTCGATGAAAACGGAGGTGAAACGGAAAGTGAAAAAGTTTGA
- a CDS encoding V-type ATP synthase subunit I produces the protein MAILKMKKLSLIVPREDTSKVIKELMWLQCVEIIQQEPDGQLSAPPPDEGASYTVRRMDKLKTALDTIGKYRSKKGLFSAGEEITRNRFEDIGQKADEIYDSANKVLDVKDKTAKTKNEINTLYSYIYQLEPWKNHDLRLDTVHTASAEILRGTLPLSYPLEKLTELEDSDLFFAEQVSRDREQQYIVVYHLKKDIEKVNNILNSSGFAKTVFPVTDGTAVEISDRIEKRISALKTELEAMDSRLKELAAHAEDFEKLYDYENSHLNIYTTADHSLSTASTSVISGWIPEESVEKFKKALEKYTCYYELDDPSEDEKPPVELKNGKFASAFEGLIGLYSYPDYYGYDPLKYMSVFYCIIFGMMLADFVYGVLLTVGCLAAIKLMKPGKSMKAFLTMFAWSGVSTAIAGLLFGSIMGDLPSSFSTNMLGGPAINTAIWFDPTKNPMALLYVSFALGGIHLLWGMGLKAYMLFRNGKWVDAVCDIFTWYLLFAGIGVFAAGALLSIPIVFEAGKWMTILGVASIILTQGRAEKNIIMKLLKGIMGLYDIVNYVSDLLSYSRILALGLATAVVSSVINIMATLAGPSVIGFIMFVLILALGHALNIALNVLGSFVHASRLQYIEFFGKFYEDGGKHFSPLSVGAKYTRINTEEN, from the coding sequence ATGGCAATACTCAAAATGAAAAAGCTGTCTCTGATTGTTCCGCGTGAGGATACATCAAAGGTAATAAAAGAACTGATGTGGCTTCAATGCGTGGAAATAATTCAGCAGGAACCTGACGGACAGCTGAGTGCCCCTCCTCCGGACGAGGGTGCCTCATACACAGTGCGCCGCATGGACAAGCTCAAAACGGCGTTGGATACAATAGGAAAATACAGAAGCAAAAAAGGTCTTTTTTCTGCAGGAGAGGAAATTACCCGCAACCGGTTTGAAGATATAGGACAAAAAGCGGACGAAATATACGATTCGGCAAATAAAGTGCTTGACGTAAAAGACAAAACCGCAAAAACAAAAAATGAGATTAACACGCTGTATTCCTATATTTATCAACTTGAGCCGTGGAAAAATCACGATTTACGTCTTGATACGGTGCATACAGCTTCAGCGGAAATACTACGTGGCACGCTACCTCTTTCGTACCCGCTCGAAAAGCTGACCGAGCTTGAGGATTCAGACTTGTTTTTCGCAGAACAGGTCAGCCGTGACCGTGAACAGCAATATATTGTTGTCTACCATTTAAAGAAGGACATTGAAAAGGTAAATAACATTCTTAATTCGTCCGGGTTTGCAAAAACAGTGTTTCCCGTTACCGACGGAACGGCAGTTGAAATTTCAGACAGAATTGAAAAGAGAATTTCAGCTCTGAAAACAGAGCTTGAAGCTATGGACAGCCGTTTAAAAGAGCTTGCCGCACACGCAGAGGATTTTGAAAAGCTTTACGACTATGAAAATTCTCATCTGAATATTTACACTACTGCCGACCATTCGCTTTCAACTGCTTCCACCTCCGTCATCAGCGGATGGATACCCGAGGAAAGTGTTGAAAAATTTAAAAAGGCGCTCGAAAAATACACCTGTTATTATGAGCTTGATGACCCTTCCGAGGACGAAAAACCCCCGGTGGAACTGAAAAACGGAAAATTCGCCTCAGCTTTCGAGGGGCTGATAGGTCTTTACTCCTATCCTGATTATTACGGTTATGACCCATTGAAATACATGTCGGTATTTTACTGCATAATTTTCGGTATGATGCTGGCGGACTTTGTATACGGTGTTCTTCTTACGGTGGGATGCCTTGCCGCTATCAAGCTCATGAAACCGGGAAAGTCTATGAAAGCATTCCTTACAATGTTTGCCTGGAGCGGTGTTTCGACAGCCATCGCAGGGCTTTTGTTCGGAAGCATAATGGGTGATTTACCCTCTTCATTCTCGACCAACATGCTGGGGGGTCCTGCCATAAACACAGCTATCTGGTTTGACCCGACAAAAAATCCCATGGCGCTTTTGTATGTTTCGTTTGCTCTGGGCGGTATACATCTGCTGTGGGGTATGGGCCTCAAAGCGTATATGCTGTTCAGGAACGGCAAATGGGTGGATGCGGTATGTGATATTTTCACGTGGTATCTGTTATTTGCGGGTATAGGAGTATTCGCCGCAGGTGCACTGCTTTCAATACCTATTGTTTTCGAGGCAGGAAAATGGATGACTATACTTGGTGTTGCTTCCATTATACTGACCCAAGGCAGAGCGGAAAAGAACATAATCATGAAGCTTCTCAAGGGGATTATGGGGCTTTATGACATAGTAAATTACGTTTCCGACCTGTTGTCATACTCGCGCATACTGGCTCTGGGTCTTGCCACTGCGGTGGTTTCCAGCGTTATAAACATTATGGCGACCCTTGCGGGACCGTCAGTTATAGGCTTTATAATGTTTGTCCTTATACTGGCGCTCGGTCACGCACTGAACATTGCTCTCAATGTACTGGGAAGCTTTGTTCACGCAAGCAGACTGCAGTATATTGAATTTTTCGGCAAATTCTACGAAGACGGAGGAAAACATTTTTCTCCCCTCAGCGTAGGTGCAAAATACACAAGAATTAATACGGAGGAAAACTAA